Proteins encoded together in one Luteibaculum oceani window:
- a CDS encoding FtsB family cell division protein — translation MKKAELRKHIERIPNWMANKYFATFFVFVLFVAFFDSYTFVDLYKWRSDLSRLEEERNYYQDRIEELELDEKNLSSDIKNIEKFAREKYFMKKPNEEIFLIVRDKN, via the coding sequence ATGAAAAAGGCGGAATTGCGCAAACACATAGAACGTATTCCCAACTGGATGGCCAATAAATACTTCGCCACGTTTTTTGTATTCGTACTATTTGTAGCTTTTTTCGACTCATACACCTTTGTAGACCTATACAAATGGCGCAGCGATTTAAGCAGACTGGAAGAAGAACGCAACTACTACCAAGACCGAATTGAGGAATTGGAATTAGATGAAAAAAATCTTTCTTCAGACATCAAAAACATAGAGAAATTCGCGAGGGAAAAGTACTTTATGAAAAAACCCAATGAGGAGATATTCCTAATCGTTCGCGATAAAAATTAA
- a CDS encoding SGNH/GDSL hydrolase family protein: MDCSFWKIVLALVLFTACDPNIQEAEVPFEFEEGKLDFSNYVAVGDEITAGFQDNELFFSGQLNSYPSLLNTQFILFGDHRFISPFMYDDVGFGNRVALGYKHDCNDVEELTIVDYEGESNPRNFERWQGARLNNLGIPELKISDLEARRYHQVNPYWSRVAHDDNQLVLERVSAENPTFFTVWLGLNDILKWAESGGIYVTTDAHFPTSDVQFRRNLGHLLDSLMVNGAKGLIGNIPDITDFPFFELIPRNALTLTQEQADQLNVLYAFNPEVNFKEGENNFIVQDFGLPRHVKEEERILLSVDIDSIKCGGYGSVIPFGSVHVLLEEEIGVIKEYIAIYNNIIEELAAERNIPVVDFNQWYRQIQDKGILWNGVNTNYTFVTGGFFSMDGLFPTQRGAALIANEWLKVLEEQYGVKLPMLNPNEFEGVNLP; encoded by the coding sequence ATGGACTGTAGTTTTTGGAAAATAGTATTAGCACTGGTTTTATTTACAGCCTGTGATCCAAATATTCAGGAAGCCGAAGTGCCATTTGAGTTTGAAGAGGGTAAACTCGATTTTTCTAATTACGTGGCAGTTGGCGACGAGATTACCGCTGGCTTTCAGGACAATGAACTCTTCTTTTCCGGTCAGTTAAATTCTTACCCTTCACTTCTTAACACGCAGTTTATCCTTTTTGGTGATCACCGATTTATTAGTCCCTTTATGTACGACGATGTTGGTTTTGGAAACCGGGTTGCATTGGGCTATAAACACGATTGTAACGATGTTGAGGAATTAACCATCGTAGATTATGAAGGGGAGTCAAATCCTAGAAATTTTGAGCGTTGGCAAGGAGCGCGCTTAAATAATCTGGGTATCCCAGAATTAAAAATAAGTGATCTAGAGGCTAGAAGATACCATCAGGTTAATCCCTATTGGTCTAGGGTAGCACACGATGATAATCAGTTGGTTCTTGAGCGAGTATCCGCGGAAAACCCAACCTTTTTTACAGTTTGGTTGGGGCTAAATGATATTTTGAAGTGGGCAGAAAGTGGAGGTATTTATGTTACAACCGATGCTCATTTTCCAACCAGCGACGTACAATTTCGAAGAAACCTAGGTCATTTGTTGGACAGTTTAATGGTAAATGGGGCCAAAGGATTAATTGGCAATATTCCCGATATAACCGACTTTCCATTTTTTGAGTTAATTCCAAGAAATGCTTTAACGTTAACTCAGGAGCAGGCCGACCAGTTAAATGTTTTGTATGCATTTAACCCTGAGGTGAATTTTAAGGAGGGAGAAAATAACTTTATCGTACAAGACTTCGGTTTACCTCGGCATGTAAAAGAAGAGGAGAGAATACTTTTAAGTGTTGATATAGACTCCATAAAATGTGGAGGATACGGATCGGTGATTCCATTTGGTTCCGTTCACGTGTTATTGGAGGAAGAAATTGGGGTGATAAAGGAGTATATCGCTATCTACAATAATATAATTGAGGAGTTAGCCGCGGAGCGTAATATACCCGTTGTAGATTTTAATCAGTGGTACAGGCAAATTCAGGATAAGGGAATTTTGTGGAACGGGGTAAACACCAACTATACCTTTGTAACCGGAGGCTTTTTCTCTATGGATGGATTATTTCCAACCCAAAGAGGTGCGGCGTTAATTGCCAATGAGTGGTTAAAAGTCTTGGAGGAGCAATATGGAGTAAAGTTACCTATGTTAAATCCAAATGAGTTCGAGGGCGTAAACCTTCCTTAA